The genomic interval CCTTTGTGCCGTCCTTTATATCTCTAACGACCACACTTCCAGCACCGATGATGCAGTTTTTGCCAATACTTATACCTTGAATGATGCTTGAGCCGATACCTATGTGCGTAAATTCGCCCACGCTAACGTTTCCAGCAAGGGCTGCATTTGGGCTGATGTGAGCAAATTTGCCTATCACGCACTCATGCTCTATCACCGCGCCAGAGTTTATGATAGCGCCCTCTTTTATGCGAGCTTTTGCGTTTATCACAGCATTTGGCATGACCACTACGCCTTTTTCTATCACAGCGCTCTCGCTCACAACCGCGCTTTTATGGATCAAATTTACTATCTCAAAGCCAACATCCTCTACTTTTTGGCTGATCTTTTGCCTGGTTTTATTATCGCCAATGGCTATTATGATGTCAGCTTTTTCAAGCTCTGGGTTAAATTTACGCTCACTAGCATCGTCTAAAAAAACCATCTCATCATAGCCGTTATTTCTAGCGATGTCAGCGATCACAAGGCCATGCCCACTCGCTCCGTAGATGTAAATTTTCTTAGTTTTTGCCATTAAATTTCTCCGTCGTAGCCTGCCCTTCTTTGCTGACGCCACTTCGTTTTAGCACCTTTTCGATAGTCTGCAAAGCGATCTTTACATCAAGCAAAAAGCTTAAATTTTTAGCGTAATAGACGTCGTACTCAAATTTTTTCTCCCAGCTTATGGCATTTCTGCCATTTACCTGCGCTAGGCCTGTGATACCGGGGCGCACATCGTGGCGGTGCTTTTGTGTTTCGTTATAAATAGGCAGATACTCAACCAAAAGCGGCCTTGGTCCGATAAAACTCATATCGCCTTTTAGCACGTTAAAAAGCTGTGGTAGCTCATCAAGGCTAAGAGATCGGATCAGTTTACCAAATTTACCAAGACGCTGATCATCTGGCAAGAGCTCGCCATTTGCGTCACGCTCGTCGCTCATCGTCTTAAATTTATAAATTTTAAAAATTTTCTCATTTAGCCCTGGCCTTGCTTGCGTGAAAATAACATCACGGCTAACCTTAAAATAGATAAATATCGCCGTTGCTATGATGATGGGCGATGTTAAAATGAGCAAAAACAAAGCCCCCAAAATGTCAATCACTCTCTTTAAAAAATTTCTATACATCTATAAATTTCCTATAAATTTCTATATATCTTTTCGCGATTTGCTTCTCATCAAACTCGCTAACCGCCCAGCTTCTACCATTTTGCCCAAGTTTAGCGCAAAGCTCCTCATCATCAAGCAAAATTTTTATCTTACTAGCAAGATCACTTGCGTCTTTTACCTTGCATAAAAGTCCGTTGTAGCCCTCTTTTACAGCTTCATTGCAGCCTGTTACGTCGCTTGCAACGACTGCTTTAGCCATGCTCATCGCCTCTAAAACCGTTCTTGGAAAGCCCTCTTTATAGCTAGGAAGTGCTAGCAAATAAGAAGCCTTTAAAAGCTGTGGTATGTCGTTTCTAGCGCCAAGATATCGCACCTTGCCACCTTTTAAAAAGCTCTCGTCTGCAGTTGATTTATTACCAGCAAAGCCCTCGCCCACAAAGACAAATTCGCAGTTTTTGTAGCCATTTAAAATTTCAGCTGCCTCGTAAAATTCACGAACGCCCTTGTGCCACATGGCTCTTGCGATCATTAAAATTACCTTTTTATCACCCAGGTCAGCTGCCTGCGTGATAGCTGGATCAAATTTAGCAGTATCTACGCCGACACTTTTTATGCGGTACACTTTGCTTTTGTCTATCAAATTTTTAGAGATCAGATAGTCTGGATCTGCGTCATTTACGAAGATGCAAGCATCAGCTTTTGCAAAAGAGAGCTTATAAAGGCTCTCCATGACAAAACGCACAGCCTTCGTCTTAAGATCATCATCGATATAAAAACTACCAAGGCCTTCGACCAAATTTATCACGTGCTTTATGCCAGCGTTTTTAGCGGCAAACGTGCCAAAGACATTTGACTTGTGAGCGCCAGTCTGCAGCAGGTCTAAATTTAGCTCACCCAAAATTTGAGATAGTTTTTTTGAGTTATTTATAACAGTTAGTGGATTTAGGCTGGCTTTGTCAAGCTCGTAAGTGACAGAGTGAAAGCTTTTAGCAAGCTCATCAGTGAAATTTCCTTTTGGAGCGATCGCAAAAACTTCATGCCCCATATCTTTTAAAGCCTGCATAATAGGGCGTCTAAAAAAGTGTATGCTCATATCAGCGTGGCTTAAAAACCCTATCCTTGCCATCTCTACCTCTTTAGTTTATAAATTTTTGCCGCACCATCAAGTATGACTGGCTCAAAAATTTTTGGATCGTACCTTTCAAGTACAAAAAGCTGGATGTATGCGCTATTTAAAATACTTTCATCAAGGATGATAAACCTACCATAATCTCTCATAAAAATGACAGAGATATTTGAGCTTTCGTTATTTTTATACTCTTTGACATTTAGCTTG from Campylobacter concisus carries:
- the pglA gene encoding N,N'-diacetylbacillosaminyl-diphospho-undecaprenol alpha-1,3-N-acetylgalactosaminyltransferase; this encodes MARIGFLSHADMSIHFFRRPIMQALKDMGHEVFAIAPKGNFTDELAKSFHSVTYELDKASLNPLTVINNSKKLSQILGELNLDLLQTGAHKSNVFGTFAAKNAGIKHVINLVEGLGSFYIDDDLKTKAVRFVMESLYKLSFAKADACIFVNDADPDYLISKNLIDKSKVYRIKSVGVDTAKFDPAITQAADLGDKKVILMIARAMWHKGVREFYEAAEILNGYKNCEFVFVGEGFAGNKSTADESFLKGGKVRYLGARNDIPQLLKASYLLALPSYKEGFPRTVLEAMSMAKAVVASDVTGCNEAVKEGYNGLLCKVKDASDLASKIKILLDDEELCAKLGQNGRSWAVSEFDEKQIAKRYIEIYRKFIDV
- the pglD gene encoding UDP-N-acetylbacillosamine N-acetyltransferase, encoding MAKTKKIYIYGASGHGLVIADIARNNGYDEMVFLDDASERKFNPELEKADIIIAIGDNKTRQKISQKVEDVGFEIVNLIHKSAVVSESAVIEKGVVVMPNAVINAKARIKEGAIINSGAVIEHECVIGKFAHISPNAALAGNVSVGEFTHIGIGSSIIQGISIGKNCIIGAGSVVVRDIKDGTKAYGVPACERAKI
- the pglC gene encoding undecaprenyl phosphate N,N'-diacetylbacillosamine 1-phosphate transferase; its protein translation is MYRNFLKRVIDILGALFLLILTSPIIIATAIFIYFKVSRDVIFTQARPGLNEKIFKIYKFKTMSDERDANGELLPDDQRLGKFGKLIRSLSLDELPQLFNVLKGDMSFIGPRPLLVEYLPIYNETQKHRHDVRPGITGLAQVNGRNAISWEKKFEYDVYYAKNLSFLLDVKIALQTIEKVLKRSGVSKEGQATTEKFNGKN